GCGCCCGCCCGTGGTCTTGAAGTTGCCGGTGGAATACTGGCGGGTGATGGACTGGACCTTGGCGCCATGGCCCAACTGGAGGCCCGTGGGGAGGCTTGTGTTGGTGGAGCTGCTGGAACCCGCCAGGTTGATCGTCTGGTAGAGCAGATCCTGGAAATCCGCCGTGGCCTTTTTGAAGCCGGTGGTGTTCACGTTGGCGATGTTGTTGGCGATGACATCCATGTTCATGCCCTGGACGCTCATGCCGGCTGCGGCGCTCCACATCGATCGCATCATGGCTCAGATCCCCCCTGTCTATCTTGTGGAAGCCACATCGGCGATGGCTTTGGCGTCCAGGTCGTTGCTGATGGTGGACGCCACCTTCATGCTCATCTCGAAGAGGCGGTTCAGATTGATCATGTCCACCATGGAGGTGGCAAGGTCCACGCCACTCTGCTCCAGGTAGCCCTGGTTGACCCGGCCCTGGACCGGTTCCTGCTGGGCACCCTCGACCCGGTAGCGGTTGGCCCCGGCCCGGGACAGCATGTTGGCGTTCTTGTAGGCCCGGATGTCAAGCTGTCCCAGGGTCTCCTGGCCCTGCTGGAGGGTGCCGTCCGGCTGGACCGAGAGCTCTCCCTTGGTGGCATCGATCCGAATGGATTGGCCATTTTTGCCCACTACCGGGGAACCATCTGCGGCCTGGAGTTCGCCGCCCTGGCCCAGCTTGAAGTGTCCGTCCCGGGTGGCCTGGAGGCCCTGGGAGGTCCGGACCATGAAGAAGGCGTTGCCTTCAATGGCCATGTCCAGCTTGCGCTGGGTGGGTTTGAGGGCACCCTGGCTGAAGTCGGTTCCGCGCTGGGCCAACACCGTGCCGTCATTGACGTCCTTGCTGAGGGGCAGGCCCCGTCCCTCTCGTGCGGCCTTGTTGAAGATGGAGAAGAAGGTGCGCTCGGTCTTGTAGCCCACCGTCGAGGCATTGGCGATGTTGTTCGAGACGGTGTCCAGCTGGTAGGACCTGGCCTTCAGACTCCCGGCTGCGACGTAATAGGCTGGATCCATCTAGGCACCTCTGGCCCAGGTAGAGCCAGGACCATGCCAAGGTCAGCAGGATGCCCGAAGGGAGGAGCGCGGAGCTGTGTCTGGGGCCTCCTGCTTCCGTCCCAGGCGGGGCCGCGCAAAAAAGGGCGGCCCGAAAGGCCGCCCTTCAAGTCCGGTGGGACTCTCCTCACCCTTCGACGTATCCCGTGGCCTTCCGGTACCAGGCCATCTTGCGGAGCAGGCCGACGATGCCCTGGGGGGAGGTCAGCATGATCACCACGAGGATGATGCCCTGGATCAGGAGGCTGTAGCCGCTGTAGCGGGCCAGCAGGAAGTAGAGGACCACGGCCACCACGGAGCCGATCATGGGGCCTTCCTCGGAGCGGACACCGCCGATGACGGTGGCCAGGAGGAGGGTCATGGTCCACTTGGCGTTGAAGGTGGCCGAGGGCTCGATGTAGCCCTGGTTCAGGTAGAAGATGGCGCCGGCGATGCCGGTGATGCCCGCGGAGATCATGAAGGTGTAGACCTTCAGGCGGAACACGTTCACACCAGCAGCGGCGGCGGAGCGCTCGTTGTCGCGCACCGCGGCCAGGCCCAGGCCCAGGTTGGACCGAAGGATCACCCGCATCACAATGACCGAGATCAGAGCGATGGCCACGGCGAGCCAGTAATAGTGGGTGGGGGTGAGGGACTCGACGCCCTTGACCATGTAGCCGGCGCCAGCACCATTCATGGCCCCGCCCACGGGCCGCCACAGGTAGAAGACCATGCGCAACGCCTCGGGCACCACCATGGTGCCGATGGAGAAGTAGACACCGGTGAGCCGGAAGATGGCGTTGGAGAGGAGCAGGGCGAAGAGCGCTGCGATGATGCCTCCGCCGATCAGGCCGACATACCAGGGAATGCCGACCCAGGTGCCGATGATCATGGCGTAGCCCGCAAGGCCGAGGAAGGCCGGCTGGGCCAGGGAGACCAGTCCGGAATACCCGGCCAGGAGGTTCCACATATTGGACATGGCCAGATAGATGGAGAAGAGGAAGACATAGAGCAGCCAGCTCCTGGGGGCACCGGCCACAGGCAGGATGGCCAGGACGATGGCCGACACGAGGTAGCCGATCAGTACGGTGGGTTTAATATGCATCTTGTGTCCCATCTTGCACCTAGCGTCCGAAGAGGCCCTGGGGGCGGAAGGCCAGGATGACCAGAATGACCACGTAAACAGCGAGCATCTGCGCGTTGGCACCCAGGAAGTAGGCACTCAGGGTCTGGATGAGACCCAGGATGATACCGCCCAGGAAGGTGCCCATCATGCTGCCCAGGCCGCCGATGATCACCGTGCCGAAGGCGATGGTGAGGAAGGTGGTGCCCGAGGTGGGAGTGAAGGGGAAGGTCATGCCCAGGAAGAGGCCGGCGATGGCGGCCGAAACCATGGCGATGCCGAAGGCGTAGTAGTAGATGCGCTTGGTGTTGACACCCATGAGCTTGGAGGCCCGGGTATCCTGGGCGGCCGCCGAGATGGCCCGTCCCATGTACGTGCGCTTGAGAAATTCCTGGAGGATGAGCATGACCACGATGCCCACGATGAAGTCCAGGAGGTAGATCATGGGGAACTGCCTGCCCAGGAGGTGGAAGCTGGTCTGGGAATATCCGGTGTTGATGCCGCGGGAGAGGGGGGTCCAGAGGATCTGGTTGGTGTTCTGGATGACCAGGGAGAGGCCGAAGGCGATGATGAGAGGCGCTTCGGCGCCGATGGTGACGGCCTTGCTCATCAGGTATTTCTGGATGAGCACACCGATGATGAACATCAGGGGGATGGTGATGATGAGGCCCAGCACGGGATCGAAGCCCAGCTTGACCAGCACGGCGTAGGAGGCATAGCTGGCCAGCACGACCAGGTCGCCGTGGGCCAGGTTGATGACCCGCATGACGCCGAAGACCATGGAGAGACCCAGGGCTGTGAGGGCGTAGAGACCGCCCAGCATGATGCCCATGAGGATTGGAGTGATGATGTCGCCCATATCTGTTTTTCCTCGCTGAGCTAGACGCCGAAGTAGGCTTTGCGGACGTCTTCGTTGTCCCTCAGTTCTGCCGCCGAGCCGCTCAGGGTGATTTTGCCGGTCTCGATGATGTAGGCGCGATCGGCTTCCTTGAGGGTCTTGACGACGTTCTGTTCGACGAAGAGCACGGTCACGCCCTGAGCCTTGATCTGGTGGAGCTTCTTGAAGATCTCGTCGACGATGATGGGGGCCAGGCCCAGGGACATCTCATCGATCATGATGAGCTTGGGATGGGCCATGAGTCCGCGGCCGATGGCCACCATCTGCTGCTCGCCGCCGCTCATGGTCTTGGCGACCTGCTTCTGGCGGTCCTTGAGCTTGGGGAAGAGGGTGAAGACCTTCTCCAGGTTCTC
The sequence above is drawn from the uncultured Holophaga sp. genome and encodes:
- a CDS encoding flagellar hook basal-body protein, producing MDPAYYVAAGSLKARSYQLDTVSNNIANASTVGYKTERTFFSIFNKAAREGRGLPLSKDVNDGTVLAQRGTDFSQGALKPTQRKLDMAIEGNAFFMVRTSQGLQATRDGHFKLGQGGELQAADGSPVVGKNGQSIRIDATKGELSVQPDGTLQQGQETLGQLDIRAYKNANMLSRAGANRYRVEGAQQEPVQGRVNQGYLEQSGVDLATSMVDMINLNRLFEMSMKVASTISNDLDAKAIADVASTR
- a CDS encoding branched-chain amino acid ABC transporter permease; this translates as MHIKPTVLIGYLVSAIVLAILPVAGAPRSWLLYVFLFSIYLAMSNMWNLLAGYSGLVSLAQPAFLGLAGYAMIIGTWVGIPWYVGLIGGGIIAALFALLLSNAIFRLTGVYFSIGTMVVPEALRMVFYLWRPVGGAMNGAGAGYMVKGVESLTPTHYYWLAVAIALISVIVMRVILRSNLGLGLAAVRDNERSAAAAGVNVFRLKVYTFMISAGITGIAGAIFYLNQGYIEPSATFNAKWTMTLLLATVIGGVRSEEGPMIGSVVAVVLYFLLARYSGYSLLIQGIILVVIMLTSPQGIVGLLRKMAWYRKATGYVEG
- a CDS encoding branched-chain amino acid ABC transporter permease — protein: MGDIITPILMGIMLGGLYALTALGLSMVFGVMRVINLAHGDLVVLASYASYAVLVKLGFDPVLGLIITIPLMFIIGVLIQKYLMSKAVTIGAEAPLIIAFGLSLVIQNTNQILWTPLSRGINTGYSQTSFHLLGRQFPMIYLLDFIVGIVVMLILQEFLKRTYMGRAISAAAQDTRASKLMGVNTKRIYYYAFGIAMVSAAIAGLFLGMTFPFTPTSGTTFLTIAFGTVIIGGLGSMMGTFLGGIILGLIQTLSAYFLGANAQMLAVYVVILVILAFRPQGLFGR
- a CDS encoding ABC transporter ATP-binding protein, which translates into the protein MLKIQNIDVFHGSFQAIWDVSLEVHPGEACALIGANTAGKSTILDTINGLNHPKRGSITFLGQDISKLTPFEIVDLGITQVPEGRRLFPEMTVLDNLIMGSYTPTARKHRKENLEKVFTLFPKLKDRQKQVAKTMSGGEQQMVAIGRGLMAHPKLIMIDEMSLGLAPIIVDEIFKKLHQIKAQGVTVLFVEQNVVKTLKEADRAYIIETGKITLSGSAAELRDNEDVRKAYFGV